From the genome of Luteibacter rhizovicinus DSM 16549:
TCCTGAGGACGGCTGGGTGGATGGCCGCGGCGGGTTGGATCCCGTCGCGGCTACTCGCGCATGACATGCACGGCATGCAGGCCGCTCCCGCCGGCAAGGTGGGTAACGACCTGTGCATGCATCCCATGGGCGATACGACGCACCTGCCTGGCCTGGTCGATCCGGGCAAGCTGGCGCCCTTCGTCGATCCACTGCCGATTCCGCCGACCCTGCGTCCCGTCGCCGGGAAGGTCCTCGACGTACGCATGGCACAGACCGCACAGAAGCTGCACCGCGATTTGCCGCCGACCGAACTGTGGACCTATGGCGGCCACTATCCCGGACCCACGATCGAAGCTCGCACGGGTCAGGCGTTCGATGTGCGCTGGAACAACGCGCTGCCGACGAAACATTTCCTGCCCGTGGACCACGCCATCTGTGGTGCCGAGGCCGACCAGCCCGAGGTGCGCGCCATCGTGCATCTGCACGGGGCCAAGGTGCCGCGCAAGGACGACGGCTATCCGGAGGACTGGTATGTCCCCGGCAAATCGCGCCAACACCATTACCCGAACGCGCAGGATGCGGCCACGCTCTGGTACCACGATCACGCCATGGGCATTAACCGGCTGAACATGTACGCCGGGCTGATGGGGCTTTACCTGTTGCGCGACGACCACGAGTTGTCGCTCGGCCTGCCTTCCGGCGAACAGGAACTGCCGCTGGTGCTGGCGGATCGCCTGTTGCATACGGACGGCCGTCTTTATTACCCGGATTCGGGCGACGCCTCGGCGCCCTGGGTGCCGGAAGTGTTCGGCAACCTCACCCTGGTCAACGGGGCGATCCTGCCACGTGCCGACGTGCAGCCGAGGCGGTATCGCCTGCGCGTGCTGAACGCGGCGAACGGACGTTTTTATCACCTGCGTTTCAAGGACGGTCGGCCGTTCCATGCGATCGGCTCGGACCAGGGTCTGCTGGCCGCACCGGCGAAGGTGACATCCATCTTCCTCGCGCCGGGTGAGCGGGCCGACCTCGTCGTCGACTTTGCTGCCTTGCGTGGCGGCACGGTGGAACTGATGAACGACGCATTGCCGCTGATGCGCTTTGCGGTGGGGCAGGGCAACGTGCGGGACGACAGCCGGCTACCTGACGTGCTGCGCGATCTGCCACGCGTCACCGAAGCGAGCGCCTCGAAAAGCCGCGAACTGACGCTCGACGAATACAGCGACTGCGTCGCCACGCCGATGCTGATGCTGCTCAACGGCAAGCGTTGGCACGATCCGGTCACGGAGACGGTGAAACTGGGCAGCACGGAGATGTGGAGCCTGGTGAACCTCACCGAGGACACGCATCCGATCCACCTGCACCTGGTTCGCTTCCAGATCCTCGACCGCCGTCCTTACGACGTGGACGAGTACATGGAGAAGAAGACGCTCCGCTACGTCGGGCCGGCGCAGGAGCCGCCAGCGCACGAACGTGGCTGGAAGGATGTGGTGCAGGCGTATCCGGGCATGGTCACGCGAATCGTCGCGACGTTCGATGGCTACGCAGGACGCTACGCCTGGCACTGCCATCTCGCCGAACACGAAGCCAACGAGATGATGCGACCCTTCGAAGTCGTCGGATAATCCTGCTGTTGTAGGAGCCGAATGCATCGGCGATGGGTGCTCGCGACACCCTGGCCCCGCTGCCGCGGGATCGCCGATGCATTCGGCTCCTACAATGTCACTGAATCGTTGAAAGTGCCGCGGCGTCGAGGCGCACGATGGGATACACACCGACCTTCTGCACCGTGTACCACGGGCTGCGTTCGTAGAAGAAGGTGAGGCGTGCGCGGGGGCTTGCGGCGAAAGCGGCGTCGCTCTTCAGCTTCGCTTCGAACTCTGTTTTCAAGGCGGGATTCGCGGCCATCATCTTTCGCGCCAGGGCTTCGAGCACGCGCGCCTCGCCGTACTCCTTCTGTTCGAACACGGCATTGAAATAGCCCCAGCGGAGCAACGAATCCGGGGCCCGGGCATCGAGCAGGTTCAGGGCGAGCACGGCATCGGCGTTGTCCGCGCGCACGATCACGGTGCCGGCGGGAAGGTCGACGTCCTGCTTCGACGACGCGATGTGCACGTCCTTGAGCATGTGGTGGCTTTCGAAGGGCTTGGCCGCCCACGTGGGGTCGGTCATGTCGTCGCGTTCGGCCTGCACGCGTACCGGTGCGGTCGTGCGCGTATACGGGATACCGTGCGCATCGAGTCGATCGATCGCATCGGTCCACTGCGGCGGGATCGCCCAGGCAGCCGGAATCGATGCCGACACATCGGGAAGCAGGTCGTTCCAGTTCTGGATCGCGTAGTTCTTCTTCGTCTTCGGGTCGTACTGCACCCAGATGTCGCCGGAGAGTTCGCTCTTCGTCTGCGTGAATGCGTAGCCCTTGAGCATGAAGGGTGTCGACGTCGGATCTTGCTTGAAGGTGACCGGCAGCGAGGCGCCGGGCTTCATGGAAAGCGTGGCCGCCCAGCTATCGGCGTCCTTCGACGCCTGGAGCAGGGCAGCGGGATCCTTGTTCACGTGCGCGAGCACGGCGCGCACGACATCGTAGGTCGCGCGGACGCGTATCTCGTACGACTTGAGCATGTGCGTTTCGATCAGCAGGCCGGCACGATTGCGGATGGCCGCGTAACCTGTGGAAAAGCGCGGGCCCGAGCCGAAATTCTCGATGCCCTTGGTGAGGTCGCGGCCGTCGCGGAATTCCAGGTACGGCGCGGCGAGGTGGCCGAGCTTCTCGTAGGCAGGCATGGCATCGCCTTCATACGCCGCCCGCTGCCAGGTCGCGATCGACGGCGGCAGCTTGTGTGCATCCTCCGCGTACCAAGTGACGTCGTACTGGTAATCCGCGCCATCGGTGGTGTGGATATCGATGAGCAGGTCGGGCTTCCACGTATTCCACAGTGCCAGCCACGCGCGCGTCTCCGGCGCGTCGGCCTTGACGTAATCGCGGTTGAGGTTGAGGTACTGCGATTGACCGCGAAAGCCCATCTCGTCCGGGCCGTTCTGGTTGATGCGGTTGTACGGGTTCGCGTTCTCATGGCCATCGACGCTGTAGACCGGGATGTAGACCAGCACGGCATGATCGAGCAGGTGGGGTAGGCGCCCGGTCGCGGCGAAGTCGCGCAGCAGCATCAGGCCGGCGTCCTTGCCTTCGATCTCGCCGGGATGGATACCCGCCTGGAGCAGCACGATGGGCTTGCCGGCGGCGCGGGCCTTCTCCGGCGTGAGGTCGCCATCCTTTGCCGCGATGACCACGGTCATCGGCCGCCCTTCCGGCGTCGTGCCGAAGGTCGCCAGCCGGATCGTGCCCGGTGCCGCCTGGGCGAGCCGTTGCAGGAAGGCCTGGGTGTCGGCGTAGGAGGGCGTGGTGCGGAAGGAGGAAGCCTCGGCGGGCGTGATCCAGGTGTCTTTCGCCTGGATCGCGACGGGGGCCAGCGCGATCAGGGCGAGGAGGAAGCGTGCGGGGAGCGTGGCAGGCATGGACCCATCCGGCAGGAGAATCCGGCCATTGTGTGATTTTTTCCACGCCGTCGCGAATCATGGGGGAAAGAGGAGGGTTCATGGCCGAGGCCGAGAGACGTCGCGCGTTCGAAGCGCTGCTGCAGACACACCGCAAGATCGTCTTCAAGGTTGCGGCCGTTTACGCCCGGGGCGAGGAGGATCGGCGGGACCTTGCCCAGGAAATCCTTCTGCAGGTCTGGCGATCGTTCGGTGGTTACGACGCGGGACGTCCGTTTTCCACCTGGATGTATCGCGTTGCCCTGAATGTGGGGCTGTCGCATGCGCGGCGCCAACGTGAGCGTACGCAGTCACTGGATGCCTCGCTCATCGATACGCTGGGCGGCGGCACGGCGATCGACGAACCGGACGAGCGTCTCGTTCAGCTGGCCCGCGCAATCGAGACCCTGGAGCCGCTCGATCGCGCCCTGATCCTGCTCCACCTCGACGAGCAGCCCTATGCGGAGATCGCCGCCGTGCTGGGCATCGGCGAATCCAACGTTGGTACCCGCCTCGCGCGGCTGAAACAACGCCTCCGTCGGGATATGACCGGCACACCGTCCAGCAGGGGAGAACGCGATGGAACTCGATGAACTGAAAGCCGCCTGGCAGGTCCTGGACCATCGGGTGTCCCGACTGGAAGCCGCGGCACCCGCGCGTGGCGTTGGCGGTGTTCGCGCCGAACTACGCCCGCTCGTCATCGGCCAGACGATCCAGATCGTCGCGGGCCTGGCGTTGGCGGTTGGGGCGGGTTCGTTCTGGATCGATCACCGTGACATGCCGAACCTGCTGGTTACCGGCTTGCTGCTGCACCTGTACGCCATAGCGATGATCGTGGCCGCGGCGCGCAACCTGTTCCTGGTCGGCCGGGTGAACGAAGGGGCACCCGTACTGGAGTTGCAGCGACGGGTGGCGAGTCTGCGCGCCTGGCGCATCCGCGAGGGCCGCTGGTTCGGCATCGTCGGCTGCTTCATGTGGATAGCCCTGATCGTCTGGGCGTTCGCTCTGCTTGGGGTGGACATCGTCGCTACCCGCCCGGGACTCGTCGGCTTCCAGCTGGCGACCGCCGTCGTCTGCCTCGGCGTTTACGTCGTGGTGTCGCGCCTGGCGCGCTCCCCCGAAGGCAGGGCGGTGCACAGGGCCCGCGAGCGACTGGACGAGATCGCCCGCTTCGAAGCCGGTTGACCGAGGTT
Proteins encoded in this window:
- a CDS encoding M14 family metallopeptidase codes for the protein MPATLPARFLLALIALAPVAIQAKDTWITPAEASSFRTTPSYADTQAFLQRLAQAAPGTIRLATFGTTPEGRPMTVVIAAKDGDLTPEKARAAGKPIVLLQAGIHPGEIEGKDAGLMLLRDFAATGRLPHLLDHAVLVYIPVYSVDGHENANPYNRINQNGPDEMGFRGQSQYLNLNRDYVKADAPETRAWLALWNTWKPDLLIDIHTTDGADYQYDVTWYAEDAHKLPPSIATWQRAAYEGDAMPAYEKLGHLAAPYLEFRDGRDLTKGIENFGSGPRFSTGYAAIRNRAGLLIETHMLKSYEIRVRATYDVVRAVLAHVNKDPAALLQASKDADSWAATLSMKPGASLPVTFKQDPTSTPFMLKGYAFTQTKSELSGDIWVQYDPKTKKNYAIQNWNDLLPDVSASIPAAWAIPPQWTDAIDRLDAHGIPYTRTTAPVRVQAERDDMTDPTWAAKPFESHHMLKDVHIASSKQDVDLPAGTVIVRADNADAVLALNLLDARAPDSLLRWGYFNAVFEQKEYGEARVLEALARKMMAANPALKTEFEAKLKSDAAFAASPRARLTFFYERSPWYTVQKVGVYPIVRLDAAALSTIQ
- a CDS encoding multicopper oxidase family protein — translated: MVDRRRFLRTAGWMAAAGWIPSRLLAHDMHGMQAAPAGKVGNDLCMHPMGDTTHLPGLVDPGKLAPFVDPLPIPPTLRPVAGKVLDVRMAQTAQKLHRDLPPTELWTYGGHYPGPTIEARTGQAFDVRWNNALPTKHFLPVDHAICGAEADQPEVRAIVHLHGAKVPRKDDGYPEDWYVPGKSRQHHYPNAQDAATLWYHDHAMGINRLNMYAGLMGLYLLRDDHELSLGLPSGEQELPLVLADRLLHTDGRLYYPDSGDASAPWVPEVFGNLTLVNGAILPRADVQPRRYRLRVLNAANGRFYHLRFKDGRPFHAIGSDQGLLAAPAKVTSIFLAPGERADLVVDFAALRGGTVELMNDALPLMRFAVGQGNVRDDSRLPDVLRDLPRVTEASASKSRELTLDEYSDCVATPMLMLLNGKRWHDPVTETVKLGSTEMWSLVNLTEDTHPIHLHLVRFQILDRRPYDVDEYMEKKTLRYVGPAQEPPAHERGWKDVVQAYPGMVTRIVATFDGYAGRYAWHCHLAEHEANEMMRPFEVVG
- a CDS encoding RNA polymerase sigma factor, whose translation is MAEAERRRAFEALLQTHRKIVFKVAAVYARGEEDRRDLAQEILLQVWRSFGGYDAGRPFSTWMYRVALNVGLSHARRQRERTQSLDASLIDTLGGGTAIDEPDERLVQLARAIETLEPLDRALILLHLDEQPYAEIAAVLGIGESNVGTRLARLKQRLRRDMTGTPSSRGERDGTR